The following are from one region of the Pseudazoarcus pumilus genome:
- a CDS encoding response regulator transcription factor, with protein MSAHQCRPGALWRVTKPVMLTSGSLGRRFMAADPVPVIAAGQARGEGRLIGTGISVCIVEDDDDLREELELALSSQGFLVRAFPESRDLYADLLREPAQLLLLDLGLPGEDGHSVLRRLKDAMRIGVVICSARTEVDERVRSMMTGADAFLVKPVDLRELVATLISVHRRVSGHASSSRERQWVIDDNGWTLHAPDGSLIPLTPSERTVMQSMFVSPGVAVMRDDLVAALGHSSDYYLDHRLDMLISRLRRKVRDLCGERLPLRAVRGIGFVFRP; from the coding sequence GTGTCGGCTCATCAATGTCGTCCGGGTGCGCTGTGGCGTGTCACGAAGCCCGTTATGCTAACGTCCGGATCGCTCGGGCGCCGTTTCATGGCGGCAGACCCGGTTCCGGTGATCGCAGCGGGGCAAGCGAGGGGAGAAGGTAGATTGATCGGCACGGGCATTAGCGTTTGCATTGTCGAGGATGACGATGACCTGCGCGAGGAGCTGGAACTTGCGTTGTCGAGCCAGGGTTTTTTGGTACGGGCGTTCCCGGAATCGCGTGACCTGTATGCCGACCTGTTGCGCGAACCGGCCCAGTTGCTGCTGCTCGATCTTGGCCTGCCGGGCGAGGACGGTCATTCCGTTCTGCGACGCCTGAAGGACGCGATGCGCATCGGCGTCGTGATCTGCTCGGCGCGCACCGAGGTCGATGAGCGTGTGCGCAGCATGATGACCGGCGCAGATGCCTTTCTCGTGAAGCCGGTCGACCTCCGCGAACTGGTCGCCACCCTGATCAGCGTGCATCGACGGGTTTCCGGCCATGCCTCGAGCAGCCGCGAACGGCAATGGGTGATCGATGACAATGGCTGGACGCTGCATGCGCCTGATGGCAGCCTCATTCCGCTGACGCCGTCCGAACGTACCGTGATGCAGTCCATGTTCGTGAGCCCCGGCGTTGCCGTGATGCGTGACGACCTCGTCGCTGCGCTCGGTCACAGTTCCGATTATTACCTCGATCACCGCCTCGACATGCTGATCAGCCGTCTGCGACGCAAGGTGCGTGATCTGTGCGGCGAACGTCTGCCCCTGCGTGCCGTGCGCGGCATCGGTTTCGTCTTCCGCCCCTGA
- a CDS encoding ATP-binding protein — translation MTGPRCLVAAVVCCCIALWAPIAAAGHACAPTILDDSAHFGVKDFGRSVRLAKAPPDADVQDIARLPETAFSPPPRGGIVAGGGAPVWLRLCLQREASAAPEWALIVLPAYIRQITLFEPDGAAFRARIKDRDRQRDDSDVAYRGAAFALQPDVETPSAYYMKIDGPRPVAVDLLLLEQGRISHFVAIEYAGYGLYLGMMLLVATINLIFWHRLRDPLHLRYALAILSVALFGLVIGGYLEQFVPAFAAYYDRTWMTAYAICAALMIRFVLDAFRTRLYYPMLYRAGRMMIALLAIFVCISVLGIDPGFDAARLIRYLGLASILVFGLTSLHALLHHRSVRLYAIAFLPLIAGLLSITARRFGLADVPLADHLPNIGALVHVVLLNFALARRAERADRARQRAQQSALRAAQTSERMLEARVVERTRALDLVNAQLHREISERTAAQERLHEALEAERRALHGQRQFVAMLSHELRTPLAVIDTAAQGLADEQADSQRPRRIERIRRSVGRLVGFIENLLAEDRIASPSRMHMRRHDLRAALQQHYGDVADGRVRTTLPDDPVEVFVDPDLIGIVVSNLVDNALKYSPKDTPVDVILRHAGDGVVLDVVDQGHGIPADDRERVFEKYYRAHGGLERQGAGLGLYLCREIARRHGGDIELLAPTDEVGTTARLRLPVAPADDALRPDAT, via the coding sequence ATGACCGGTCCGCGCTGCCTCGTCGCCGCTGTTGTCTGCTGTTGTATCGCGCTGTGGGCGCCCATCGCGGCGGCCGGTCACGCTTGCGCACCGACCATCCTTGATGACTCGGCCCACTTCGGCGTCAAAGACTTCGGGCGATCGGTGCGGCTTGCAAAGGCTCCGCCGGATGCCGACGTGCAGGATATCGCGCGATTGCCGGAAACAGCGTTCTCGCCGCCACCGCGTGGAGGGATCGTCGCGGGCGGTGGCGCCCCGGTATGGCTGCGCCTGTGCCTGCAACGCGAAGCCTCGGCTGCCCCGGAATGGGCATTGATCGTGCTGCCTGCCTATATCCGCCAGATCACGCTGTTCGAACCCGACGGCGCCGCGTTCCGCGCCCGCATCAAAGACCGCGACCGCCAGCGCGATGACAGCGACGTTGCCTATCGCGGAGCAGCCTTCGCGCTCCAGCCCGACGTCGAGACGCCAAGCGCGTACTACATGAAGATCGACGGGCCACGTCCGGTCGCGGTCGATCTGCTGCTACTCGAACAGGGCAGAATCTCGCACTTTGTCGCGATCGAGTACGCCGGCTACGGCCTCTATCTGGGCATGATGCTGCTGGTCGCGACAATCAACCTGATCTTCTGGCACCGGCTGCGCGATCCGCTGCACCTGCGCTATGCACTGGCGATACTTTCGGTCGCGCTCTTCGGGCTCGTCATCGGCGGTTATCTCGAGCAGTTCGTACCGGCCTTCGCAGCGTACTACGACAGGACCTGGATGACGGCCTACGCCATCTGCGCGGCCTTGATGATCCGCTTCGTGCTCGACGCCTTCCGTACGCGGCTCTACTACCCCATGCTGTACCGCGCAGGGCGGATGATGATCGCCCTGCTTGCGATCTTCGTGTGTATCTCCGTTCTGGGCATCGATCCGGGCTTCGACGCAGCGCGACTGATCCGTTACCTGGGACTTGCCAGCATTCTGGTATTCGGTCTGACGAGCCTGCACGCGCTGCTCCACCACCGCAGCGTGCGCCTGTACGCGATCGCCTTCCTCCCGCTGATCGCGGGGCTGCTGTCGATCACCGCGCGCCGCTTCGGTCTTGCCGATGTGCCGCTGGCCGACCATCTGCCGAACATCGGCGCACTGGTGCATGTGGTGCTGCTCAACTTCGCGCTGGCGCGTCGCGCCGAGCGTGCCGATCGCGCCCGTCAGCGTGCGCAGCAGTCCGCGCTGCGCGCCGCGCAGACCTCCGAACGCATGCTCGAAGCCCGCGTCGTCGAGCGTACGCGGGCGCTCGACTTGGTCAACGCACAGCTTCATCGCGAAATCTCCGAACGCACGGCGGCACAGGAGCGTCTGCACGAGGCACTGGAAGCCGAGCGCCGCGCCCTGCACGGCCAGCGCCAGTTCGTCGCGATGCTGTCGCACGAATTGCGCACACCGCTGGCCGTCATCGACACCGCCGCCCAGGGACTCGCCGACGAACAGGCCGACTCACAGCGTCCGCGGCGCATCGAGCGCATTCGGCGCAGCGTCGGTCGACTGGTCGGCTTCATCGAGAACCTGCTCGCCGAGGACCGCATCGCCTCGCCCTCGCGCATGCACATGCGTCGTCACGACCTGCGCGCGGCATTGCAGCAGCACTATGGCGACGTCGCGGACGGACGCGTGCGAACCACATTGCCGGACGATCCGGTCGAGGTCTTCGTCGACCCCGACCTGATCGGCATCGTGGTGTCGAACCTCGTCGACAACGCGCTCAAGTACTCGCCCAAGGACACGCCGGTCGACGTCATCCTGCGCCACGCGGGCGACGGGGTGGTGCTCGACGTAGTGGACCAGGGCCACGGCATTCCGGCCGACGACAGGGAACGCGTCTTCGAAAAGTACTATCGCGCGCACGGCGGACTCGAGCGTCAGGGTGCGGGGCTCGGCCTGTACCTGTGTCGCGAGATCGCGCGCCGCCACGGTGGCGACATCGAACTGCTTGCACCGACGGACGAAGTCGGCACCACCGCGCGCCTGCGGCTCCCCGTCGCGCCGGCAGACGACGCCTTGCGCCCCGACGCAACCTGA